The following proteins come from a genomic window of Chitinivibrionales bacterium:
- the secF gene encoding protein translocase subunit SecF: MIQIFKTVPNINFIGVWKIAFSISGALLLITVGSIIYHKGFNTSIEFTGGTEIQLRFEKPIENDLAKIRSVVSGLSFGQPEIKTIGAIKNNEIQVTVKKQGEGTSIGDAVKQALIKNYPENKFEVRREEKVGTKIGAEFASKAFWAVVLALIGIVIYMGIRFNIPYGLGGVLSLFHDVFITLGFFSLTNREISLGIIAALLTIVGYSLNDTIVVFDRVRENMGGKLLGPNVEPMINKSINQTLSRTIITTGTVLFVLLAFSLFGGQVIQDFSLAMLVGCASGVYSTVYIASPIVLWWNKQFPAKI, translated from the coding sequence ATGATCCAGATTTTCAAAACAGTTCCCAACATCAACTTCATCGGGGTATGGAAGATCGCCTTTTCCATTTCGGGCGCGCTGCTGCTCATCACCGTGGGCTCCATCATTTATCACAAGGGGTTCAACACCTCCATCGAATTCACCGGCGGCACCGAGATCCAGCTCCGGTTCGAAAAGCCGATTGAAAACGACCTGGCAAAAATCCGGTCCGTCGTGAGCGGGCTTTCGTTCGGCCAGCCGGAAATCAAGACCATCGGCGCCATCAAGAACAACGAGATCCAGGTAACGGTGAAAAAGCAGGGCGAGGGCACCTCGATCGGCGACGCGGTGAAGCAGGCGCTCATCAAGAACTACCCGGAGAACAAATTCGAGGTGCGGCGCGAGGAAAAGGTGGGCACCAAGATCGGCGCCGAGTTCGCTTCGAAGGCCTTCTGGGCGGTGGTGCTGGCGCTCATCGGCATCGTGATTTACATGGGGATACGGTTCAACATCCCCTACGGCCTCGGCGGCGTGCTGAGCCTGTTCCACGACGTGTTCATCACGCTCGGGTTCTTCTCGCTTACCAACCGGGAAATCTCGCTGGGCATCATCGCGGCCCTGCTCACCATCGTGGGATACTCGCTCAACGACACCATCGTGGTGTTCGACCGCGTGCGCGAGAACATGGGCGGCAAGCTTTTGGGCCCCAACGTGGAACCGATGATCAACAAGAGCATCAACCAGACCCTGTCGCGCACCATCATCACCACGGGCACGGTGCTCTTCGTGCTCCTGGCGTTTTCGCTTTTCGGCGGCCAGGTGATCCAGGACTTCTCGCTCGCCATGCTCGTCGGGTGCGCCAGCGGCGTGTATTCCACGGTCTACATCGCGAGCCCCATCGTGCTCTGGTGGAACAAACAGTTTCCGGCGAAAATCTAA
- a CDS encoding DUF4159 domain-containing protein codes for MKKYLPLLFLIIIFANAVNAEKNPCELTIAVLKYGGGGDWYINPSSLPNLITALHERTAVPVCDTVATIEIMDEKLFRYPFLYMTGHGNVHFTDAERLRLRKFLAGGGFLWADDCYGMDKSFRREMASLFPENPLVPIGSGHPIYKSKYALPGLPKIHEHNGDPAQGFGIYFNNRLVVYYSYSSDIGDGMEDLNVHNDGPRLHELALEMGINVVVWFLNP; via the coding sequence ATGAAAAAATATCTTCCACTATTATTCCTCATCATCATTTTTGCGAACGCCGTCAACGCGGAGAAAAACCCGTGCGAGCTGACCATTGCGGTGCTCAAGTACGGCGGCGGGGGCGACTGGTATATCAACCCGTCGTCGCTGCCCAACCTTATCACGGCGCTGCATGAGCGCACGGCCGTGCCGGTCTGCGACACCGTCGCCACGATCGAGATCATGGACGAGAAATTGTTCCGTTACCCGTTTTTATACATGACCGGCCACGGCAACGTCCACTTCACCGACGCCGAACGGCTGCGGCTGCGCAAGTTTCTCGCCGGCGGCGGATTTTTATGGGCCGACGACTGTTACGGCATGGACAAATCGTTCCGGCGGGAAATGGCCTCCCTGTTTCCGGAGAACCCGCTCGTGCCCATCGGCAGTGGCCATCCCATTTACAAAAGCAAATACGCCCTGCCCGGGCTGCCCAAGATCCACGAGCACAACGGCGACCCGGCACAGGGTTTCGGCATCTACTTCAACAACCGGCTCGTGGTGTATTACTCCTACAGCTCCGACATCGGCGACGGCATGGAAGACCTTAACGTGCACAACGACGGCCCCAGGCTGCACGAGCTCGCGCTCGAAATGGGGATCAACGTCGTCGTGTGGTTTTTAAACCCATGA
- a CDS encoding radical SAM protein produces MRILLINTNQLKIPFPVMPVGLCSVAASLEAAGHQVKVLDLCFSLNPAADIAAAVASFSPGMACAGIRNIDMANGFRPAFMLDKIKTGVIVPLKRVFSGPVVLGGPAAGINGAELLGYFDCDYAVQGDGEGTTVALANRIEADLSPGGMAGLIIRRKGIVAEANPPDFPDDLDTLPPSRPQKYLNCALYKLYNSPFPVQTKRGCALSCVYCTYNRIEGRVYRLRSPSAIADEIQEFAAATGNRTVEIVDSTFNVPLDHAKAVLREIISRNVKLRLLTMGLNPRFLDRELAGLMKQAGFVEACFGTEAICDDMLKSFGKNFSVADIRAAADIIHQTRIPASWFLIIGAPGETAKTIKETFSNISRIAAPLDLVNIGVGIRVYNGAPIAETWKAETKSSTPDNFLTPVAYQPGTLTMKKLKAVTRLAAALHHNFFMFDEGAVILLPVRIIMGLFFANQPLWRGYIVMRLFEKYSGVFLVRALIAWVRCNAAFRKGMRAIMAAKENKMTGDRSLYRYEE; encoded by the coding sequence ATGCGCATCCTTCTCATCAACACCAACCAGTTAAAGATCCCGTTTCCGGTCATGCCCGTGGGGCTGTGCTCCGTGGCCGCCTCGCTCGAGGCGGCGGGCCACCAGGTGAAGGTGTTGGACCTCTGCTTTTCGCTCAACCCAGCCGCCGACATCGCCGCGGCGGTCGCGTCGTTTTCGCCGGGCATGGCCTGCGCGGGCATACGCAACATCGACATGGCCAACGGCTTCAGGCCCGCGTTCATGCTTGACAAAATAAAAACTGGCGTGATCGTCCCGCTCAAGCGGGTATTTTCCGGTCCCGTCGTGCTGGGAGGCCCGGCGGCGGGGATCAACGGCGCCGAGCTGCTTGGCTATTTTGACTGCGACTATGCAGTGCAGGGCGACGGCGAAGGGACAACGGTCGCGCTCGCGAACCGCATTGAAGCGGACCTGAGCCCGGGCGGCATGGCCGGGCTCATCATCCGGCGCAAGGGCATTGTGGCCGAAGCAAATCCCCCGGATTTTCCAGACGATCTCGACACTCTCCCGCCCTCGCGGCCGCAGAAATACCTTAACTGCGCGCTTTACAAACTGTACAACTCGCCGTTCCCCGTGCAAACAAAACGCGGTTGTGCCCTTTCGTGCGTCTATTGCACCTATAACCGCATCGAGGGCCGTGTCTACCGGCTGCGCTCCCCTTCCGCGATCGCGGACGAGATCCAGGAATTCGCCGCGGCCACCGGCAACCGCACCGTGGAGATCGTCGACAGCACGTTCAACGTGCCGCTTGACCATGCCAAGGCGGTGCTCAGGGAAATTATCTCGCGCAACGTAAAATTGCGCCTGTTAACCATGGGACTGAACCCGCGCTTTCTGGACCGCGAACTCGCGGGACTCATGAAACAGGCGGGATTCGTCGAGGCATGCTTCGGCACCGAGGCGATTTGCGACGACATGTTAAAAAGTTTCGGAAAAAATTTTTCAGTGGCTGACATCCGAGCGGCCGCGGACATCATCCACCAGACCCGCATTCCGGCGTCGTGGTTCCTCATCATCGGCGCGCCGGGCGAAACGGCGAAGACCATCAAAGAGACTTTTTCGAACATCAGCCGCATCGCGGCCCCGCTTGACCTTGTCAACATCGGCGTGGGCATACGCGTGTACAACGGCGCGCCCATTGCCGAAACGTGGAAGGCCGAAACAAAAAGTTCTACACCCGACAATTTCCTCACGCCCGTCGCGTATCAGCCCGGCACTCTCACCATGAAAAAACTCAAGGCCGTCACGCGGCTCGCCGCGGCGCTGCACCATAATTTCTTCATGTTCGACGAGGGCGCGGTCATCCTTCTGCCGGTGAGGATCATCATGGGCCTGTTTTTCGCGAACCAGCCGCTGTGGCGGGGCTATATCGTGATGCGGCTGTTTGAAAAATATTCAGGCGTGTTTTTGGTGAGGGCGCTCATCGCGTGGGTAAGGTGCAATGCGGCGTTTCGGAAAGGGATGAGGGCTATAATGGCTGCAAAGGAAAATAAGATGACAGGTGATCGAAGTCTGTATCGTTATGAAGAATAA
- the ispG gene encoding flavodoxin-dependent (E)-4-hydroxy-3-methylbut-2-enyl-diphosphate synthase yields MKTDRIIYHQENQEMITRKKTRQITVRNIPIGSNSPIPVQSMTNTATEDVDATLGQIEKLFAAGCKIVRVAVPNRNAAAAFAKIRKGTKVPLVADIHFQHELAVAAIEAGADKVRINPGNIGAADKVKKVVDAARAAHVPIRIGVNSGSLEKELLEKYGGATPQALVQSGLGFIAMMEKFSFGDIILSIKASDVLTTIEACRLLSRKTDVPQHIGITESGTLRTGTIRSSVGIGALLAEGIGDTLRVSLCSDPVNEVYAGIAILKSLGLAPGPTVIACPTCGRTQINVVALAEKVEAMAAPLTADIKIAVMGCIVNGPGEAADADVGIAGGRGEGRIFVKGKMKEKVPEEKLLDVLWSYVQKLIKEKAKVDS; encoded by the coding sequence GTGAAAACGGATCGAATAATTTATCATCAGGAAAACCAAGAAATGATCACCCGTAAAAAAACCCGCCAAATCACAGTCAGGAATATTCCCATCGGCAGCAATTCGCCGATTCCTGTCCAGTCGATGACCAACACCGCCACCGAGGACGTTGACGCCACGCTCGGCCAGATAGAAAAGCTTTTTGCTGCCGGGTGCAAAATCGTGCGCGTCGCGGTTCCCAACCGAAACGCGGCCGCGGCGTTCGCGAAAATACGGAAAGGAACAAAAGTACCTCTCGTGGCCGACATCCATTTCCAGCACGAGCTCGCCGTTGCCGCGATCGAGGCGGGCGCCGACAAGGTGCGCATCAATCCTGGAAACATCGGCGCGGCAGATAAGGTGAAAAAGGTGGTTGACGCGGCAAGGGCCGCGCATGTCCCCATCCGTATAGGAGTCAATTCGGGCTCGCTTGAAAAAGAGCTGCTTGAAAAATACGGCGGCGCAACGCCGCAGGCGCTCGTGCAAAGCGGCCTCGGGTTCATTGCAATGATGGAGAAGTTTTCGTTCGGCGACATCATTTTATCAATAAAGGCAAGCGACGTCCTCACCACGATCGAGGCGTGCCGCCTGTTGTCACGGAAAACCGACGTTCCCCAGCACATCGGCATCACCGAATCCGGCACGCTCAGAACCGGCACCATACGCTCGAGCGTGGGCATCGGCGCGCTTCTTGCCGAAGGCATCGGCGACACGCTGCGCGTATCGCTGTGTTCCGATCCCGTCAACGAAGTGTACGCCGGCATCGCGATCCTCAAGAGCCTGGGCCTAGCCCCGGGGCCCACCGTGATCGCCTGCCCCACGTGCGGACGCACCCAGATAAACGTGGTCGCGCTCGCCGAAAAGGTTGAGGCAATGGCTGCCCCGCTCACGGCGGACATCAAAATCGCGGTCATGGGTTGCATCGTGAACGGCCCGGGCGAGGCCGCCGACGCGGACGTGGGCATCGCGGGCGGCAGGGGCGAAGGGCGGATTTTCGTAAAGGGGAAAATGAAGGAGAAGGTACCGGAGGAAAAATTACTTGATGTTTTATGGAGCTATGTGCAGAAACTGATCAAAGAAAAAGCCAAGGTTGATTCTTGA
- a CDS encoding SPASM domain-containing protein — translation MAKFRGKALLPTQFVWNYIVPPLFSFSDLSYWHMLPHQVRKYLVPHRWDKNIPVGQISLRVNEVCNLRCRSCGQWGENGHLNAKLSRGEKLQQLDFDVVKRVVFETRRDRPYYYIWGGEPTMWKPLLPLFQEMAKYKLLGSIVTNAQALDPIIDDLVATGSLSVLFLSLDGWDAASQNLMRSPASGGSSQNFEKTMAIIDKVDAMKKKKNLRFPLIIPISVISNDNHRHLADIHRLVLDKTQLHPFYFGWFITEERSALHEKVFEERFGYKPRNHRGYLKSCFNDVDPAATAAQIAEVIKISKGRSSVPQFLPDITTEQEIRRYYTDHTWHCGYPSCESIYFIAEVSPDGRVTPCRDYQDYTCGNINDTPFYDVWNGEKFKTFRREMKKGLMPVCTRCCGLQGF, via the coding sequence ATGGCCAAATTCAGGGGCAAGGCCCTTCTCCCGACGCAATTCGTGTGGAACTACATCGTCCCGCCGCTGTTTTCATTTTCAGACCTGAGCTACTGGCACATGCTGCCGCACCAGGTGCGCAAATACCTTGTTCCGCACCGGTGGGACAAGAACATCCCGGTGGGGCAGATTTCCCTCCGCGTCAACGAGGTGTGCAACCTGCGGTGCCGCTCGTGCGGGCAATGGGGCGAGAACGGCCACCTCAACGCGAAGCTTTCGCGCGGCGAAAAGCTGCAGCAGCTCGACTTTGATGTGGTGAAGCGCGTGGTGTTCGAGACGCGGCGCGACCGGCCGTACTATTACATCTGGGGCGGGGAGCCCACCATGTGGAAGCCGCTCTTGCCCCTGTTCCAGGAAATGGCCAAGTACAAGCTGCTCGGCTCCATCGTGACCAACGCCCAGGCGCTCGACCCCATCATCGACGACCTCGTGGCCACCGGCTCGCTGTCGGTGCTGTTTCTGAGCCTTGACGGATGGGACGCGGCGTCGCAGAACCTGATGCGCTCGCCCGCGAGCGGCGGGTCGTCGCAGAACTTCGAGAAGACCATGGCGATCATCGACAAGGTGGACGCCATGAAGAAAAAGAAAAACCTGAGGTTCCCGCTCATCATTCCCATCAGCGTCATCTCAAACGACAACCACCGGCACCTGGCCGACATCCACCGGCTTGTCCTTGACAAAACGCAGCTGCACCCGTTCTACTTCGGCTGGTTCATCACCGAGGAGCGCTCCGCGCTCCACGAAAAGGTGTTCGAGGAGCGGTTCGGCTACAAGCCCCGGAACCACCGCGGCTACCTTAAATCGTGCTTCAACGACGTCGATCCGGCCGCCACCGCGGCGCAGATCGCCGAGGTCATAAAAATCTCCAAAGGCCGGTCATCGGTGCCGCAGTTTTTGCCCGATATCACCACCGAACAGGAAATCCGGCGCTACTACACCGACCACACCTGGCATTGCGGCTATCCCAGCTGCGAGAGCATCTACTTCATCGCCGAAGTCTCTCCCGACGGCCGCGTCACGCCCTGCCGCGACTACCAGGACTACACCTGCGGCAACATCAACGATACGCCGTTCTACGATGTCTGGAACGGCGAGAAGTTCAAGACCTTCCGGCGCGAGATGAAAAAGGGGTTGATGCCGGTGTGCACCAGGTGCTGCGGGTTACAAGGATTCTGA